A single region of the Magnetococcales bacterium genome encodes:
- the glnA gene encoding type I glutamate--ammonia ligase: MADQAAVKHVFEMVKKNEVRFADFRFTDFRGKWQHITAPVRMLTEEVFENGFGFDGSSIAGWCEINQSDMVFIPDASSAFIDPFSEHVTIIFYCDVVDPFTGEEYSRDPRAVARRAEAYLKFSGIGDTAYVGPEAEFFVFDSVRYKVDMHEVYHYIDSEEGAWNMGKDYPDGNTGHRPGVKGGYFPVPPVDSLHDLRSEMSEVMERMGIEIEFHHHEVATAGQCEIDMRFGTLVKMADNIQKYKYAVHNVAHQFGKTVTFMPKPLKGDNGSGMHVHMSIWKDGKPLFAGNQYADLSDMALYFIGGIKKHAKALNAFTNPSTNSYKRLIPGFEAPVLLAHSARNRSASIRIPAATNPKAKRCEIRFPDPSANPYLAFSALLMAGIDGIEKKIDPGSPMDKNLYDLPAEELKNIPTVCGSLREALQEMSNNRDFLKKGDVFSDDLIDAWINLKMEEVYRMEHTPHPVEFEMYYSV; this comes from the coding sequence ATGGCAGATCAGGCAGCGGTCAAACACGTTTTTGAAATGGTCAAGAAGAACGAGGTCAGGTTCGCCGACTTCCGGTTCACCGATTTCCGTGGCAAATGGCAGCACATCACCGCCCCCGTGCGCATGCTCACCGAAGAAGTGTTCGAGAACGGTTTTGGCTTCGACGGATCCTCCATCGCCGGTTGGTGCGAGATCAACCAGTCGGACATGGTGTTCATCCCGGACGCCAGTTCCGCCTTCATCGATCCTTTTTCCGAGCATGTCACCATCATCTTCTATTGCGACGTGGTGGATCCCTTCACCGGTGAAGAGTATAGCCGCGACCCTCGCGCCGTGGCCCGTCGCGCCGAGGCTTATCTGAAGTTCTCCGGCATCGGCGACACCGCCTATGTGGGACCGGAAGCCGAATTCTTCGTCTTCGACTCCGTGCGTTACAAGGTGGACATGCACGAGGTCTATCACTACATCGATTCCGAGGAGGGTGCCTGGAACATGGGCAAGGACTACCCCGACGGCAATACCGGACATCGTCCGGGCGTCAAGGGTGGTTATTTCCCGGTTCCGCCCGTTGACTCCCTGCACGATCTGCGTTCCGAAATGTCGGAAGTCATGGAGCGCATGGGCATCGAAATCGAGTTCCATCACCATGAAGTGGCCACCGCCGGTCAGTGCGAGATCGACATGCGTTTCGGCACGCTGGTGAAGATGGCGGACAATATTCAGAAGTACAAGTACGCCGTCCACAATGTGGCACACCAGTTCGGCAAGACCGTGACCTTCATGCCCAAGCCTCTCAAGGGTGACAATGGTTCCGGCATGCATGTCCACATGTCCATCTGGAAGGACGGCAAGCCCCTTTTCGCGGGCAATCAGTATGCCGATCTCTCCGACATGGCCCTCTATTTCATCGGCGGCATCAAGAAGCACGCCAAGGCTCTCAACGCCTTCACCAATCCTTCCACCAACTCTTACAAGCGCCTGATCCCCGGCTTCGAGGCTCCCGTGCTGCTGGCCCATTCCGCCCGCAACCGTTCCGCCTCCATCCGTATCCCGGCGGCCACCAATCCCAAGGCCAAGCGCTGCGAGATTCGTTTCCCCGATCCTTCCGCCAACCCGTACCTGGCCTTCTCCGCGTTGTTGATGGCCGGTATCGACGGCATCGAGAAGAAGATCGATCCGGGCAGCCCCATGGACAAGAACCTCTATGACCTGCCGGCGGAAGAGCTGAAGAACATCCCGACGGTGTGCGGCTCCCTGCGTGAAGCCCTGCAGGAGATGAGCAACAATCGCGACTTCCTCAAGAAGGGTGATGTCTTCAGCGACGATTTGATCGACGCCTGGATCAACCTGAAGATGGAAGAAGTCTATCGTATGGAGCATACGCCCCATCCGGTGGAGTTCGAGATGTACTATTCGGTGTGA